The stretch of DNA TAAAAGTAAAATCATTTATTTTGACAAGTTAAATCAATAAAACACTTGTCTGATGGTAGTTCTCTCTTTATAGTAAATGCTGATCGGTTTTCCAATGGATCAGCTATATCTGTGCCCGATTTGGTGGATGGGGAGATATTTATTCCACCTCCCCTACAATggcacccccaccccccccacccaTGTTCATCCCTCCCCCACCAGATTTCTTGGGTGATTTGGACTCCCTTCACCCTCCCTCCATGCCCCCTCCAAAACCTCCATCAGTGGTTCTGTCTAAAGAGTACGAGGATTTCACCTCCCTGAAACCTCCACTAATGCGCCCCCCGAAGCCCCCGTCAACTTCTTCCAGTGCTTCTAGTTCATCTTTGTCCATTTCTACACCAACACCAGTCCCTGATTTTACTGAGCCCCCAAAGTTTGCCCCTCCACAGCCCCCTATAGACATGAGACAAGCTGCTCTGAAAGCCCTGAAGACCCTGCCTCCAAAGCCAACAAGGCTGTCCTCCATCCACAGCATGGACGAAGCCTCCCAGGTTCCAGCCCAAGCTTCCCCAGTACAGACCCCGACAGCCTCCAGCTTCAACCCCCAGAACACAGCTAAGCTCTACAGTGTTCCTAAGACTGGCATTCTGGGTAGACAGTTGGACCGTGACAATAGGCCCAAGCAGATCCTACTCCTCCAGGTCAATGGGAAAGACCCCTCTGTGGCACCACCAGGTAAGCCAGCCCAGAGAAATAGCTTGGGTATGCGGCTGGAGCAAGACCTGCAGGACTTAAAGGAAAACTTGCAAGCCACCCTTCCAGGCCAACCCACCCCACCCGAGACTTGGGAGGAAGTGGAGCCTTTGTCTTTATCAGCACAACAGGGTATGAATAAACGTGCCGTAGCGCCCCCTAAAATGTCACCCAAGCTCCAGAAGGTGGTCACTGCCCCTGTAAACACAGAGGCTAGCCAGGTCAAGCAGGAAGCGTCTCCAGGCCGGAATAACAAGTTCAGTCCTATGCTGGACAGTAAACTACGCAACCTGAAGGCCAGTGATGTCACTGGGATGAGGGACGGTCCTGCCGCTTCCCCCCTGGCTCTTCTCATGGCGGCTAAAGAGCGAGAGAGGCACAGGTCCAGTATTTCCCTTGAAAACAGCACGAAGAGTAATGAGCCATTAGCCAGCATCCAGCACAGTGAATGCAATCCCAATTCTTTCACCGTCATCCCTAGGGCCACCTCATTCACTTCTGTAACCTCACAACATAAACCACAGTCTGTGCTCCCACTGGAGGCCACAGTGGTAATCCAGATTCCAGCAAAACCCCAGAATATTGAGTCAGCGGTGAAGGGGCCAATTGCAAATCCAGTAGTTAAAAGGATTCTGCCCACCTCTAGGTCCTCATCCTCCAGCAGTCTAGCCGTGGAGAAGCAAAGTGGAGAGCAGAGGATTGATTCACCCTCTAGCCTTGTCAGGGATGACGAGAACCTATGCATGCCATTACTCCCTCCCCCTCCCGAATTTGATGACCATGATGTCATGGACTCTCCTCCCAGCTCACCTCCACCTGACCCTCCATTGAAGAAGGTCCTGCCTCCCACTCCCAGCCCTGTCCTTCCAGTCCTGTCCTCTACTGCCAACCCTGTTCTTCCCGTCAAAACTCCCTCGCATCCCCCTCCAAAACCTAAATCTCCAAGCCCTCCCAAATTCCCACCTCCTGTCATGGAGATCAAACCCAAACTGCCTGTTCAGATCAAACCCAAGCCGCCTCCCACCcaggccctctcagccagccagGCCACACTCCAGAGCATCCTGCAGAAGAAGATGCTAGAGATGGACTGCAAAATGGACAACAAAATGCTGGCCATGAAGGAAACAGACTCTGATGACTGGGGGTCTCCCTTGTCTGATGAGGAGACCAAGTTCCCGGTTGTCCCCAGAGTCACCATGAAAAACTCTGTTATCACTGCAAAGAGCAAGAGTGCCACTGTGCCAGCCATAACACAAGGACTTGACATGAAGGAGCTAGACACAAAAATGGCCATGAAAGGTCAGGGTTTGTCAGAGCCATCAAGAGTTCCCACAAGGTAGGACTTGCTCTCTGTCCGCTTGGCTTTTTGACAAAAAAGTTGGTTTAAGATTAGGGTGTTGTGACTAGTTGGACTTAGTTTCGGTTTGTCTAGTAGTGTCCCTAATTGCATGTTTTGACTCATAGTAAATAATGTTAGCTAGAAGTATTAAAAAATATTGCTAAATGCAACTAGATCAACCTGATGTGTTTAAATGTTAATTATTTATTCCTCTACTTTTTAGCAATGGGCCACGGTCAAAGCAGGCGCATGGCATGACTTTCATGGTACAACCCGGAACCAAACAACCAGTCACCGTTGTCAGCAAATGACGATCCAACTCAATGATACcacatactgtaccatacagCCCCTGTCAAGAGCAAGGACAATGGAAAGAGATCACCTTAAATACTGCTAAAAATTGATATTTCCAATAAAACACTAAGCATGTATGCCAAGGATGTTTTCACCAAGCCCCTGGAGAAAATACAAGGTGCTAAGCATTTGTCTAGAAAAGGTTTTGCTGTACCACAGCACATAAACCTGCCCCCCAGAGGTGGGGTCAAATAGCTTCTTGTCCAGGTGCCAAAGTATAGAGTGAGTGGACTGTTGGAACAGCTTTCAACAGTATCTGACTGCTACGGTTTAAATCAGTGCTAGTACACATTGCCTTATTTTTTTACCTAAGATTCAAAGCAGATTGTGAGGCTGTTTTAAAAATAGGAGCTGTAATTTGCCAGCCTTAATATACACTGAATGTCATGTATAAGGACATTTTTATAAATGTCTTGAAGAATTACTATACGGATGTGTACAGATTGTTTTTGCTTATGTTTCCATTGTGTCATAGTACCTGTATATTTTTAGAGCATAAAGGGAATTGAACTAGTCTACTACAATACATTAAGAACAAATGTATATTGTTCACTATATTATACTTAAGGGTGCAACAACTATGTAAACTGTTTATCTTTTGATCTTCTACTTCAGTCAGGTGAGCAAGATATGTTCCATACAATGGAGGACTAAATAGAAGCAAAACCGATGTCAGCCATTTACCACATAAGGACAGGAGAAGTAATATGGTCTCCATGGTCTGTAGAACCTACAGtggtcagtttattaggtacaccagccCCATTAACAAAAATAgtttgctcctacagacagtcAAGCGGCCGTGGTTTGTTATATAACTGAACATTAGAATGGGCAGAATGAGTGACCTAAGCAACTATGAGCGAGGTATGATTGTCAGTGACAGGTGCACCGGTTCCACTATATCAGAAACAGCCAGCCTCCTGGGCATTTCATACACGAGTGTCTATGGTTTACTGGGAAGTGCGTTAAACAAAAACAGatccagtcagcagcagtccCGTGGGCGAAGACAGGTCGTTGAGAGGTCGGAGGAGAGTGGCAAGAATCATGAAAGTTAACAGGCAGgacacaaacaggcaaataacggcacagtacaacagtggtgtgcaaaACAGCATCTCAGGACGCACAACTAGTCTGTCCTTATAgtagcagacgaccacaccgggttccactcgtATCAGCTAAAGCAGGTCCAGTGGGCACGCGATcaaacactggacaattgagtggAAAACCTTGCCTGAAAATTATATTTCAGATGGTGTCAATTTAATTGATTCATTTTAGAGTAGAATGTTCTTAAGTCACCAGGAGTGACTTAAACAGTTCAAATAAATATGGAGGTATGCCCCTGCACGCTACTTTAGTGTCTGTCATTACTAAAGCTGCTCATTTATACAAAAATAAATATTGTTTTTAATGTAGTTAAACCATGATGTATCAAGGCTGTTGATATCTCCTGACAGGAGTGTAAGTTGACATGACCATCTGATTTTTGGTAAACTTTGGCATGTTCCAAGTCCTTTTAGAATGATTTGGCACAAAAGCCACCACCTTCAGAAACAATTGAAACTATAATTACCCTGGATTGCCTTCCCTGGATTTCTGGTTTTAAACATTGAATTATGCCAAATATACCAGTACAAAGGTCAGGGCACAGGCCactattttgtattattatttacctGTGATATTAAAAATGTAGTAAAGTTACTAATTAGTTTCTACCAAATTGTCTGAGAATAATTTCCTACAGAGGTCTAAAGTTCAGTAAGATTCAAGTGCTCGGAAAACCAACAGCAACTCATGACTATACAGTATTCAGACATACTTTATTCAAGGATGGAAAAACAAGTAGATTCAGTTAAGTAACTCTGCTCGGACTTCCAAAAAGCAACACCAGACATGTAGTGTACTTTGTTTCTGGCACACATGAGACGAGACCATCTAAACAAaagaaaatgccaaggggggaaGAATATGGAATCACATTGGGACAAATAAGCCATGTAGTGAAGTTAGAACTTTACACATTTACAGAAATGATTAATTTAGAAAACAAATTACCCATGGTATTGATTATGGTTACAACTTGAACCATGTCAATTCTAGTCTAGTGTGATTTCAGAATGCTTGGATGAGCCAGTTTAATTGAGTCCAATTAACCCACAATCTTGCTATCCAATGAGCCAGTGGCTCCCACTTCTCAGACTGGCTAACAAGCCACGTAATACAGCACCCCCAGGGTGGGTAAACAAAGGTTACATGGGGTTGGACTCACTGGAGAATAAGCGTGATCAGATGGGTTCATTAGATTAAAGATTACCATTGCCAGAATTCCAAAATCCAAGTCTAAAAGTACCCCTCATAACTGGACACCAAGCCATCTGTTCATGTCCCTACAAACTGCAAAACAAAGGTGATGTCCAAAACGTGGTTAACATACACCTTAAAACAGACTCAGCATATGACGTTGCCATGAACAGAAAATATGCAACGCAAGACTGCACTCTCCAAAAATGTAGGCACATGTGCGCTTCACGCTGCTACAACTTGATCACTGCTGGGCCAAAACAGCAGAAATGTGTAGCCTCTCAAATCACTCAGTTGTTGCGAAAAACATCCCAATTTACTTTGTTTATCACCGACTACCTTCACACATGATTTAACAAATCAGTTGAAAAGATAACCCACCATGGCAAGGGGTACTTAGACTAGAAAAACCATCTTCGTTCCGGTGTTGACAAGTTCTACCCTCGTGCCAAACCCTTAAATTCTCCCCCACAAAAACATACTTTTACACCCCCCCATCTCCTGACCCAGGCTGGGTGGTGGGTCTACAGTGGGGACGTGGAGTTTCCAGTGGCGGGTCCATCCTGTCCCATGACGTGGTGGAAGACCTGGTGGTCCCAGCCCACAGTGGTCAGTGTGTCAGAACCGC from Oncorhynchus keta strain PuntledgeMale-10-30-2019 chromosome 21, Oket_V2, whole genome shotgun sequence encodes:
- the LOC118372458 gene encoding uncharacterized protein LOC118372458 — encoded protein: MAPPPPPPMFIPPPPDFLGDLDSLHPPSMPPPKPPSVVLSKEYEDFTSLKPPLMRPPKPPSTSSSASSSSLSISTPTPVPDFTEPPKFAPPQPPIDMRQAALKALKTLPPKPTRLSSIHSMDEASQVPAQASPVQTPTASSFNPQNTAKLYSVPKTGILGRQLDRDNRPKQILLLQVNGKDPSVAPPGKPAQRNSLGMRLEQDLQDLKENLQATLPGQPTPPETWEEVEPLSLSAQQGMNKRAVAPPKMSPKLQKVVTAPVNTEASQVKQEASPGRNNKFSPMLDSKLRNLKASDVTGMRDGPAASPLALLMAAKERERHRSSISLENSTKSNEPLASIQHSECNPNSFTVIPRATSFTSVTSQHKPQSVLPLEATVVIQIPAKPQNIESAVKGPIANPVVKRILPTSRSSSSSSLAVEKQSGEQRIDSPSSLVRDDENLCMPLLPPPPEFDDHDVMDSPPSSPPPDPPLKKVLPPTPSPVLPVLSSTANPVLPVKTPSHPPPKPKSPSPPKFPPPVMEIKPKLPVQIKPKPPPTQALSASQATLQSILQKKMLEMDCKMDNKMLAMKETDSDDWGSPLSDEETKFPVVPRVTMKNSVITAKSKSATVPAITQGLDMKELDTKMAMKGQGLSEPSRVPTSNGPRSKQAHGMTFMVQPGTKQPVTVVSK